One Marmota flaviventris isolate mMarFla1 chromosome 17, mMarFla1.hap1, whole genome shotgun sequence genomic window, TAATTAGTGACTCGCCTtataaagttgttcttgtctggcTTGAATCATTAATACAAGGGCAGTTTTTAGGAAGTGCCTGATACCTGGTGAGTCTTCCACAGCTGTCAGTTATTAATATAGTTCACTAGTGTCTAGAAGAGGCACTTTCCCCAGCAGCAGAGCCCAGCTTGAGGATAGAGTAGGAATGGGGTCCACTATTATTGTCTTCCAGAGTGGGCCTTCCCCATCCTTAGCCACGCACCCCTTAGCTTACCCTGGGGGCTACAAGCCAAACTCCTGCTCTCTGAAGTGGGCAGGGGCAGGCAGAAAAGGGGGTCAGTGCTTGAGCGTCCTCCTTGGTTTCCCTACAGGAAAGACAATGGCGGATGACTCACTCCCCATCCTTCTGGAACACAGACAAGAAGAGATCAGAGCCAAGCAGGACTTCTACCAGTGAGGGGGAGGGTGGCAGGGTCTGGGGGAACCTGCAGGGGTCATAGGAAGTCAGGGGCCAGTGTGGTCTCTGGCCCCCTGTGCCCTAGGATGGTACCTAGACATCAGGGCTCACCATCTTGGCTTGTTCTTGCAGTTGGAGAGTCTTTGTACCTGGGCTGCCCAACTACGTGCACATTCCCAGTTACCACCCTCCTGTCCGGAGGTTCCGCAACCCCAACCGGCCTGAGTAAGGACCCGAGGCTCTGCTGGACCCCTCCCATGGCTGCCCTCTGAGCCTCTGCCCGCTGAGCCCCAGGTGCCAAGCCCCAACCCATGCTTCTCCCTGCAGGTGGAATGGTTACATTCCAGGATTCCCGATTCTCATCAACATCAAGGCCACCAAGTTCCTGAACTCAAACCTCCGTTTCTCTTTCGTCAAGACTGCCTCCTTCTTCTTCCGCCTGGGGCCCATGTGAGTGGCTGTAGTGAGGGGAGAGTGAAGGCTCTGGGGACTGTCCCTCCCCACTGATCCATGTCCACCTCCAGGACAGTCCCAGAGTTGGAATGGCCAGGGAGGCAATGGGAGGCAGATAGAGTGTAGAAGACCTGAGACTTGACACGCAGAGACCTAGACGCACAAAGACTTTGGGACTTTGAGACTCAAGAGACCCTGGGACCCAAAGACCTCAGTGGGTAGGCAGCTCTGCCACCTGTCCCAGCATACCTGGCAGCCTCTCTGACCACCTTCCTCTGGCATCCCACCTCCTAGGTCACTGGCATTCAAACTCCGGGGCCTGGTAGACTCAAAACGTTCATGGAAGAGACTAAAGGACATTAAGAAAATTTTCCCTGCCAACAAGACTGTCATCTCTGGTATGGGGTGGAGCATCCCAAATCAAACAAGGGGCACCCAGGTGGTCTCTGGGTGTAAGAAGCAGGCCCCTCATGTGGGGTCAGTGGGCTTAGTGACCAAGAGAGCAATCCAGAGTCAGATGTGTACACCCTCCTGGGGCTTCTCAAAGCGTTATTCTGGGTCCCTTCAGCTACTCAAGACAAAGATGAGGGCTTAGTTTTCCTCCCTGAGTCCTCTTGGTGTCCATGGTCTTTTTCTGTCCCATGCCTCTATGTCCCTGAGTGGGGCTGGATCACATTGTGATGCACCTGCACCATCCCCCTAGAGTATGTGGCTGAGCACTGGGCAGAGGACACCTTCTTTGGGTACCAGTACCTCAATGGCATCAACCCAGGACTCATATGCCGATGTACAAGGATCCCAGACAAGTTCCCTGTCACAGACGACATGGTGGCCCCGTTCCTGGATGAGGGAACATGCCTGCAAGCAGAGCTGGAGGTGAGGCCCTCTCTGGCAGAGGTCTTAGCTGGTCTCCCGGCCTCCTTCTTAAACATCCATGTGTCTCCTGAGACCCacctgggtcccacccatgcCCACATgccccacttccccagccctgtccaaCCACCGAACCCTGAGGCCAGTGCACTCCACACACAAGGCGTGGGTCATGTGCCCCGTGTTGGTGCCGGCCTGCCTTCCCACTGTGGCTCCCCTGCAGAAGGGGAACATTTACCTGGCAGACTACCACATCCTGGAGGGCATCCCCACCGTGGAGCTCAACGGCCAGAAGCAGCACCATTGTGCCCCACTCTGCCTGCTGTACTTCAACCCCCAGGGCAACATGATGCCCATCGCCATCCAGGTGTGTGGGGTGCAGTGGGGGCTGCTGTGTGGGCGTGATGCCAGGGCAGAGCCCCTCTGAGCCCATGAAcgttcctctgtgtgtgtgcacacacctaTGTGAGCATGTGAGCCTGTGTGTACGCTCTATGtcctgtgcatgtgtgtctgtgcgGAAGCTGTGTGTCCACAGGAGTGTATACCCCTGTGGTTGCATCTGAGTCCACCTATGCTAATGCATGTCCCACTCTGTATGTGTGGCCGTGGAGAGACTTGGGGGTGACCTTGGGTGTGGCCCTGTGTGTAAGCCTGGTGTGAGAACATGCATGTCCCTATGTGGGCACATCTGTGCGTATTCATTGTGTCTATACACCCATGCGTTGAACTTGGGTCCCTGTGGTGAGCTTATGGTCACATGTACATGGTGACCAGAGGGGGCGCTTGGTGGCTTAAGCTTGTCTCCTTgacttcattcatccatttacttgaaaaaaaatgacctCTACTGTAGGCCAGGCCTCTGCTGGGAGTACTGAGCTAATTAGATTTAGCTGCTGTCTGGCAGGAGAGGAAATTGAAGTATTCCCTTATCAGAGGTCCCCACAAGCATTGTGATACCCCTCTGGGGCTATCAGCCATGTCCTAATGCTTCTGGTTTATTACTGGAGCAGTGTAGGCTGGATTTCAATGACAGTCCCCCATCACCTGAGGGCTAGGCACCCTTGCCCTTGTACAGTGCACAGCTTGCACAACTGAATGTGGCAGCCTTGGGGATGAGGGAAGGATGGCTTCTTAGAAGCTGCATCTCAAAGAATGAGTGGGAGCTGCCAGGTGGAGACAGAGACTGGGCAAAAGTGCAGGCAGAGAGCACAGCAAAAGCAAAGATGGGGAGGAAGGTCATGGTGTGCTCAGGGGACCAAAGGGAACTGCAGTACAGTGGGTGTGGTTTTTACCTCCTCGAATTTCCTTCTGCCTCTTTCCTGGAGCGGCAGCTTTTGTGTGTGAGGGTCTCTATGCTCACCTAAccctccttctttccctgccCCCAGCTGAGCCAGACCCCTGGACCTGATTGCCCCATCTTCCTGCCCAGCGATTCTGAGTGGGACTGGCTGCTGGCCAAGACATGGGTGCGCTACGCTGAGTTCTACAGTCACGAGGCCATCTCCCACCTGCTGGAGACCCACCTCATCGCTGAGGCCTTCTGCCTGGCCCTGTTGAGGCAATTGCCCATGTGCCACCCCCTATACAAGGTGTGGGCTTAGGGGAAGGGACCCCATCTCACTGCCTTGTAAGCCCTGGGAGGATCTGGGGACTCACCCCAGAGAGGACTTAGGGAGGGGACTTTCCAAAGTCAGGGGTCAGTCTGATGTTGCAGAAATGGGGATGCTGATGTCCTCTGGGGGCATCCTCAGCCCTGTCTTGCCCTCCTTGCTTTCCCGCCCAGCTCCTCATTCCCCACACCCGCTTCACGGTCCAGATCAACAGCATCGGGCGGGCCCTCCTCCTCAACGAGGGGGGCCTCTCTGCCAGGGTAAGACTTCTGCCCCCAGCCCCAACAAGAAACTTGCTTTCTTTGGGTCTTTGCAGTTAGACTAAAAGCAGGACTCCCCACTTGCTTTTGGAtctgggggcggggggcagagAGGGGACTGGTTAAAGTGGGCGCTGTGACTAGAATGGTGCAGAGGCAGAGGGCCTGCCATAGTGTGGTCCTCAGGGAGCAGGGCCTGCAGGGATGCCATCCAGCTCTGGGATCTCCCCACTCCCCCACAGGCCATGTCCCTGGGCCTAGAGGGCTTTGCTGAGGTGATGGTGCGGGCTCTGTCTGAGCTCACCTACGACAGCCTCTATGTCCCCAATGACTTTGTGGAGCGTGGTGTCCAGGACCTGCCTGGGTATTATTTCCGTGATGACAGCTTGGCAGTATGGGACGCAATGGAGAGGTGAGGTGGGGACAGCAGTGATGGCACTTAGGGTGGAGATCCTGGGCTGTGGGAGGGGGTGTGGGAGCTTTTAAGAACCTGAACTTGGACATCCTACGGGAGCTTGGCCTTGCAGATGGGGTCTGGGCTCTCTGTCCATCACACACCTGCTCCTTAGGCCCACAGGGCCTCTTCCTTGTTTTGGACTCCAGCCCTCCTTTGCGGGCCAGCCCCCTTCTGGGCTCTGAGCTGCCTGGGGGCCTCGTTGATCTATATTGGGGATCCCGTGAGTGTCTTCTGACCTTGCCAAGCCACCTTCTCTACCTCCTTCCTGAAGGACTTGCCTCCCTGTAGGTCTGAGCCAGCTAAGGCCAGAATGACCTGAGGGAGGTGGGAAGCATGGTtatggaaggagaggggagggagagatgagGTTCTAAACTGAGGCCCTGTCCCCTTGATCAGGTATGTGACAGAGATCATCACCTATTATTACCCGAATGACGCAGCCGTGGAGGGTGACCCGGAATTGCAGTCCTGGGTGCAGGAGATATTCAAGGAGTGCCTCCTAGGGCGTGAGAGCTCAGGTACGGGCCTGAGAGCCCAGTGGGGACTGGGGCCAAGGTGTGGTTCCCAGGAAGCTCCACTAGGGCCCTCCTGCTTCTGGGCCAGACAGATCTCCTTGTGGGCCGAAGGATACCAAAGGGCTATCTAGGATTTTCACAGGGACCTGCCCTGGACCCTGGAGCAGTGGCATCTCGGGGATGACCTTTGGCATTTGGCGCCTGTCTGAACTCAGGTGCTAAGTCATCTctgcagagacagaaaggggTCTCTGTGGACTGAGAAATGGGGCGTGAGTTCTAACAGGAAAAAGTatgctggaggctgaggaggtaAAGGGAGAATCAGCAAACTCCAGGAAATGGGTGGGGGGTGTCCTGAGGTCATGCTACTTGGGCAcacactcagcaaatatttaggGAGCATCAATAGTGtaatgctgggctggggatgaaaGGGAAAAAGACAGAGGCAGGTGCCCACCCTCAAGGTGTTTgatgcctggggctgggggtgtttAACTTGGTGAATGAGCAGTGTGTTATAGCAGAATTGGGGCAGTTTGGGGAAAGCTGAGGAGGAGCTAGAGATGCCCAGGGGAGGTTTCTAAACCAGCTTGGGTTGGGCTGGCAGAGACAGGGAGTGGGGAACAGTAAGCTAAGATCTAGCTGAGATCAGACTTCTTGGTTAACACCTAACTAAGATCTGCCAGATGAGGTTAGCTATGAGATGACTGACAGGGGCTTGTGGCCGGTGGTGGAGATGGAGTTGCTGATTGGGAGCTGCATGTGGAAAGGTCCCAAAACTAGAGGCAGCATAGTGAATTCTGGGAGCTGCTTACTGGGATCCAGTTCCCTGCAACTAGAGCTGAGGGTGGAGGTGCTCAGGCTCCTGATGGGTTAAGGCTGAAGCCAGGAGTAGGGCCAGGCTGCCAGGCAGATAAGGAGTTTGGAATTACCCTTTGGAACCAAAGGGGCACATCAAGGGGTTTTACAAGGAGATCAGATGTTATGTTAAAATATCAGGCTGCAGTGCTGGTCAGGAGAGTTTAGGAAGCTGGTATGGTGTCTAGGAGGGAGGTGATGGGGACTTGACTAAAATGAGGGTTGTGGGGACACAGAGAATTCCAAAGCTAGCTGAGAGCTAGAAACAACAAGACTTGGTgattggtttgggtttgggagtTAGGTAGGGTGAGAAGTGGAGGGGTGACTCCCAGGTTTAGGGCTTTTCCAGTTGGTTGGATGATATGTGTCATCCTTTGAGCTGAGGGCCTTGAAGGGGGCCTTTGGGAAGAAAATACTGAGTCTGTTTTGAATGCGTGGGTCTTTTGTTATAGGGTAGCTATAGCAACCAGGGCTGGCTGCTCACCTGGTATGATCAGAAAGAAGCCAGCAGCTTAGTTGGGAACAGGTGTGAGGGAGAGAGCCAGGCTACTGAGAAATTTATCTGGAGTGAGAAAAAGTCTCAAAGGAGGTGGGGAGAGTGTGTGTTGGGGTGTTGTGCTGAGTCAGGGTGGAAAAACCAGGATTCTTGCCAAAGGAGAGAAGCCTCTCCACTTCCTAGGGGAGCTGGAAGAGAGATCCAAGGGCCTCAATTTAGCTGTGAGCACAAGTAGCCAAGGCCAGTcaagcccctcccccagccttgTCACAAGGACTTCGGGGAAAGGAGTTGTGGAGCTTGGAGTGttgcagggaggaagagcaggaagaaaagattaacattaaacagagacatgaggtgggagggaaagggagagaaaagggaaattgcatggaaatggagggagaccctcattgttatacaaaattacatttaagaggttgtgaggggaatgggaaaataaacaaggagagaaatgaattacagtagatggggtagagggagaagatgggagaggaggggaggggggatagtagaggataggaaaggtagcagaatacaacagttactaatagggcattatgtaaaaatgtggatgtgtaaccgatgtgattctgcaatctgtatttggggtaaaaatgggagttcatagcccacttgaatctaatgtatgaaatatgatatgtcaagagctttgtaatgttttgaacaaccaataaaaaaaaaaaaagtgtgacctGGGCTTGCAAGCGCCCTCTGCTGGACTCCCAGGACTGGGGCAGGACTGACACTGCTTGGTCCATCCACCCCTCAGGCTTCCCCACTTGCTTGCGAACGGTGCCTGAACTGATCCGATATGTCACCATCGTCATGTACACCTGCTCTGCCCGGCACGCAGCTGTCAACACGGGCCAGGTACCTGTGCTCAccagccccaaccctagtccCAGACctcctaaatttagccctagccccaacctcAAACCTCAGCCTTTATCTCTGGTCCAGCCTCAATTTGTCTGAATCCCTGATTCAACTCCAGTCTCAGCTGAAATCCTTTCAACCCAACTCAAATCCACCTGGACTACACCCCCAACCCAGCCTCAATATCCATCGGCTCCAGCACCACCAGTCTAAACCAGCCCAGCCCATTCTCAATCCACTGGGGCAGGAATCAAAGATGGGAGAGAGGGATCAGAGCCTGGTGGGTGGGAACTGTTGGGGTGCTCTCTGAACCTCTGTACATCACCTCCAGTTGGAGTACACAGCCTGGATGCCCAACTTCCCATCTTCCATGCGGAACCCGCCGATGCAGGCCAAGGGGCTGACCACGTTGGAGACCTACATGGACACGTTGCCGGATGTGAAGACCACTTGCATCGTGCTCTTGGTACTCTGGACCCTCAGTCGGGAACCTGATGACAAGGTGCGGCGTGGGGCTTGGGGACTCTGAGCATGGGCAGACTGGGGGGTTGGGGAGGGTAAGGATAATTGGAGCTGTCAAGGGGCTGGGAGTTTGCGGTGGGCAGAGGCTGAAAGGAAGGTGCTAGGCTGTGGGTTGGTTGCGGGGTGGGCCTGGCTTCATCCCAGCGCCGGGTTCTGTGTCCTCAGCGGCCCCTGGGCCACTTCCCAGACATTCACTTCGTGGAGGAGGTCCCGCGGCGGAGCATGGAGGCCTTCCGCCAGCGCCTGTCCCAGATCTCTCACAATATCCGACAGCGCAACAAGTGCCTCGCTGTCCCCTACTACTACTTGGACCCTGTGCTGATTGAGAACAGCATTTCTATCTAGGATGGCCCTCCCTGCTCcatattctttgttttcctattttcgaataaaattacttcaaatgctccctgggtctctgagTGCCAGGAGCTGTTTTCGGGGTGCTGGGGGCGCTGGGCTGGCGCTGCGGGGTGCGAGCGGAGATGCTCACACTGTAAAGCTGTTCATCACCACCACCAGCTCCAGGTAGGCCTAAGACAGCGCTAGGGCCCCATTGCACTCCCAGAGGCCTCTCCATATCAAAACCGAATGACTCTGCTTCGGGCCTCCTTGGTGATGTGCTCCTCTGGGCTCAGAAGCCTCTGGGGACCCCGCAGGATGGGTGGTGGGGCAGGGGCAAGGCTAGGAACTAGACCCTCACGATGATTCTGGTCCATCTGAATTCCTCCTACCTGGGGACTTAGTCCCACCTAGGGGAACCAGATCACCCAAGACCCAACTTGAAACATAAACTACCCACTCAGATAGGGGAAAGCCATCACCCTATAagaaacctagaccaaacccacTTTGCAACCCAGACCACTCTCTGAGCTCCACCTACTAGGAATCTGTACCACCCTATTCCACACCCCTCAGCCAAGGAGTCACTCCAAGCCCTGTCCACCTAAAAGATGCAGCCTGTTAAGTGCACCTTCCAAGAAACCCTTTCTCCCCAAGATCCTTCCTCACCTCACCCACTCTCCTGAGACTTGAGCCCCTTCTCTCTATATCTCTGACCTTGGTTTTATTGCTGATGCTCCAGAAGATCACCAGGGTGTGGCATGTGGCATTGACATCAGGGATTGAGGCTATCAAGTCTGTTTGGCCTTTGATGGTGGGTGGGGGAGCCACATAGGGCAGGAATATTGGGCATCTAGGAACTGATTTCAAATCAACGTACCCTCCCAAATTCAGTTAGCTCAGAGCTGCCAGTTCTTCTGTTAGGCCCCCCTCCTCCTGACCCTGTTTTCCCTGGGGTCTGGCACTGGCTCCCCTGGCCACTGTTGATGGTAGCATATTGGGCTGAACAGGTGAAGTTGATTGTGGTGAGATACTACCTGGGGCAAGCAAAGCTGTCCAGGGTGGCGGGACCCCTAGATGGGAGTGAGGTGGGGAGAATAGAGTTGAGACCTAAGGGGCTGATGCCCTGGGGAAGTGGGGCGTGGAGGGCAGGGAACAGGGATAGACTCCTCACCTGAGGTCATGTGGCTTAAAAAACCCTCGTGGAAGATGTCCCTGACTCGGGCCTGGAGTTCCAATCCCTGCTCTTTGCCCTATCATCATTCCAGTAGTAGATGTTAACAGTATTGGTCATAAAGCTGGAGATCCACGAATACTGGTCACTACCAGTTAGGGGTCAATGCTGCCCAGGGCTGTGGGTTGGAAGAGGCCACTGAAATCTTCCCCCAAAAGGAAGGTTTGgaaaccaaggaaagaaaatagtcAACCATACAGAGTGAACTTCAGGGCTGAGTTTCAAACCTAGAGGCTGTGATCTTCACCAGGGGTGAAGGCCTGAGGGCCTCATGTGGTctataaatgtgttttgtttttttgtcttaaaaaggCATgctaataggggctggggttgtggctcagtggtagagcgcttgcctcacatgtgtgaggcactgggttcaattctcagcaccacatataaataaataaataaaataaaggtccatcaacaactaaaaaagtattaaaaaagaaaaaagtgcatgCTACCAGAATCTGGTAAGCATGTGAGCTTAGGCGGtccacttttcaattttttttttttaagttgtagatggacacaatacctttattttgtttatttttatttttatgtggtgctgaggatcaaacccagtgcctcatacatgctaggcaagtgctctaccgccgagccatacaactccagccctacatATGTGTTTTGATTGGCTGGCAAgttctgttgtttatttttgaagttaAATCACCAACACTTAAATATTAGAAGATGTCTGGTTTCTCTTGAAAAATCTGAAGATCTGGCAACAGTCatgctgtgttagtcagctaatttgttgttgtgactaaaagatctgaccagaacaattgtagaggaggaaaagcttatctaagggctcacagtttcagaggtcttagtccatcaaaggctggctccattccttggggctccaggtgaactaaacatcatggtaggagagggtggtgggagggaagcagctcacatcatggtgatcaagaagcagagagagaaaaactccaccctccagatacaaatatataccccaaagccatgccccctaaggcccaactcctccagccacaccgacctcttcagttaccactaagttaatccctatcaggggattaatttgctgattgggttaaaactcttacaacctaatcatttctcctctgaaccttcttacattgtctcacacgtgagcttttgggggatacctcacatccaaaccatagcacatgtCTATGTGTCCTTTGTCCCCATCAGACACACATGAGTTCTTTCCACTGGCCCTAGTCTCAGTTATCTCACGGGCAGTGGAAATGGGGTTCAccttggtggaatgggctggctgagaaagaaaagctaggaaaaatagaTCAATGAAAAAAACCACGGGACTCATaaagtagtttcaaaagcagGGGCAGGAAGGGCAAACTGATCAGACGGATGCAGCTTTTAGACTATGGCAAAATGGAGACCAgcacctgctttatttatatcaggaaacatcaaaggccttccatagaatgttcttcaccaaaaaaggtTAAAGTTGGGCTGTCCATTTCCCAATGAGTTACACCCATTTCCAGAGCTCCTATGAAGTACCTTCCTAGCAGAGCAGAGATAAAGATCACATGCATTGTGTAATCTATTGCTGAGGGAGAGCCACAGCTAGTTTgcaatgccaaacctaaatctcTCTGGCTTCCATACCGAGAGAAGATCCTCATGTAATTTTCGGATGGCTTCCCACAGTTGTCCCCTCCTCCCTAGCATTTTCTACTTGCCTGTCCTTTAGACACTGGAGTTCCTGCCTTTTGAGCTAGACCAAGCACAGCAAAGGGATTAGACACTAGGCTGGTGCATTGGTACAGTCTTAATTGGGTCCAATTCCTCCATTGTCCTGAAGGACCATCCATCCTTAGCCAGAGAAGGGTTCAGGAAGGGCATGCAGAGCCACTGCTAAGAAGGGTGTTGGCATAGGCAGCTCCTGCTGGGGGCATTCATACAGGTGCAGTCCTGGAGGACTTTAAAGGGGAGGTATGGTATGAGCTGAGCTCAGAGCATGAGTGGTGTTTGAACATGGAGAAATTGGGGGTGCCTTGTCTCTCTCGACCTGGTGTGTGCTGCAGAGGAAGAATGGAAAGGGAAAGATGAGGCAAGAAACTGGGAGCCCTGTGAAGGTCATGAGCAGCAGCTGCACTGTCATAGACCCCAGTGCTCCAGGGAGGTCATTATCAGGCAAGAGGTAGGGACCTGCCAGAGGCCAAATGTCAGGAGGGTCTGACCCGTAGAGTGGAGGCCAGGGCTATACCCCAAGGAGACTTCCTATGAGGAAGATTTAGAAGGAAAAATTGGAGACAAACTGATTATTTATAGGACAAACAATGGTACTAACAGCTAATGCTCTTCCTGTTTGCTGAGGTTTGTTCTTAGGGTTTAACATTTAATCCTAGTAAAGACCTATGAGGTAGGTACTCTTATTACCCATATTGTTGGATGAAGAAataggcacagagaggttaagagaCTGGCCCAAGATCTCACAACTAGAAAAAAGAAGTGAGGCAGGAAGGCTCGGGGAGTCAGCAGGGGTTCTGGCAGGAGGTGTGGGAAGGTGATGAACAAATCAACAGAGGAGTAGTGGAGGGCCAGAGGCGCAGGTCCCAGAGAGCTTCATCTGACTGTGGCTGCCAGATCTGGAGTGCATCTTCCAGGTAGtatgccaggtttctgttctcgcaactaaaaggctcaggggtcactccaggtaaactgggctgagtgggctgcatgaaataaccacacaagagacacaaatacctttttctttggggttgctgtgacggctcctttgaacttaagggtccgcagaaagagagagaaagcgagAGCgcacgctgaccccttttattgagaagctattcaaatgaggcaaggggtcaggtttcagggggctgagactatcttcatgatgtccactgtcagcaggttgactgacatctaggaaggccacacccaagggcagagtaagaaggggacacacacaaggcacttccatggaagattctatcctaaacagggcaaggggttatattacaaaggaacagcttcacccatggggctgtagcaagacacacccaggcACGAGACACTGACcctggaacccaagaagggtggggaaagctctgccacactTCTGTGACttagcgcctcagcacccagccggggagtgtgactcagtcacgtgtaaggttggtctcctaCAGTAGTAGAAGTGGGGGAGGCCCTGAACCTCATGGTCAGCTAGCTGGTGAAGCAGGCAGAGGAGCCATAGGTGGCAGTTCTAGGCCATCCGTTCCAGCCTATTTGGCTGTAATGAACAGAGCCCTCTGCTGTTAGGGGTAGAGGCTCACGATGAACCCAGCCCCCTCAGGCTCCCTCTGCCAGACACTGTGACCCCAGGGTGATCTCTGGCCCACGTCCCGCAAGATACTTTGCCAGGCCTAGAGCTGGCATTGAGCTTTCCCTGTGCAAAGAGCTCAGTGCAGGTTTGGATATTGATGTGAAAAGTGTAGCAGAAATGAGGAATGAGCAGCTGGAAAGAGCCAGAGCCGGAGAGCAGGTGAGGAAGCCCCTGGTCTCCCACAGCTCCAGGCCCTGTGATGGGGGCTCCTTCCTACCTTGAAAACGGAGCAGCACACAGGCAGCTGCCACAGCATGCCCAGAGCGAGGGTCTTTGCCACAAAGTGGATTGGAAGCAGATCCGAGAGCATCTTGTGTATGAGGAACTCTGAGTGTTGCACCCAGATTTTGGCCAGGAGGCGATCCTTAGCTGGATAACTGGGCAAGAAGATGGGACTGTCTGGGCCAGGTGTGTGAATGAGCTGAAGTGACTGTACAAGGGAGGACAGGTGTCAGGCAGAATCTGGGAAAGGGTAGCCCAGGACTATGGCCGTGGGGCCAAATCACATAGTCTACTCTCGGTCTAGCTGTGTGCCCTCAGGAAAGTTCATCAATCTTTCTGTGACTCAGGTTCCTCACTGGCAAAACAGACTTGATGATAATCTCTCCGAGATGTGAAGTGAATCAAGGTTACCCACTTCCTACCAGAACAAAGTCATGCAGATCTCCAGTCATGCAGCCTAGACTGGAAGGATAGGAAGGGATGACGCAGAGATACCTTCCAGAAGGGTCATGGTTTGGTCTGTGGGTGACATCATCAAACTGTCAAGGGTGTGTTTTTTAGTAGAGTTGATTTTGACACCCATGTAAAGGTGCAATTTTTTCTCTGACACTATCAGAGCCTTTGCATCAAGATGGAAAtcaaagagaacaaaatagaaaaaacaggaaaaaaaaatctaggaggGCTGGTAGGATTAGAGATTCGATGTCTCCCACTGGGAATGGCAGCAGTGGGAGGAGACCACCTTGCAGTTGTCCTAAGGGTATGATGTGCTCCCCACCCAGCCTACCAATCCCACAGTTCCAGGGACCCTGGCCTGTTGGCCTGGATAGCAGGGGGCAGCAAGGGCCACTGCTGGGGCACTGGGTACAGCAAAGTCAGGGCTTGATCATAAATGGGGCCTCCCATTAATGATGCTGGGTGGAGGCCCAAAAGGATGGATGACCTGCTCCACCAGGTACACAGAGCTCCTctaggggaggaaggaggaggaggaggatggttgAGGGAGGGAACAGACCTGCACAATTCTGGGAAGATTTGGGAATTGTTGAGGGAGGGAGAATTATTTAGAAGCTGAAAGT contains:
- the Alox12b gene encoding arachidonate 12-lipoxygenase, 12R-type, whose product is MATYKVKVATGTDFLSGTLDSISLTIVGTQGESHKQLLNHFGRDFATGAVDEYTVQCQQDLGELIIIRLHKERYSFFPKDPWYCNYVQICAPNGRVYHFPAYQWMDGYETLALREATGKTMADDSLPILLEHRQEEIRAKQDFYHWRVFVPGLPNYVHIPSYHPPVRRFRNPNRPEWNGYIPGFPILINIKATKFLNSNLRFSFVKTASFFFRLGPMSLAFKLRGLVDSKRSWKRLKDIKKIFPANKTVISEYVAEHWAEDTFFGYQYLNGINPGLICRCTRIPDKFPVTDDMVAPFLDEGTCLQAELEKGNIYLADYHILEGIPTVELNGQKQHHCAPLCLLYFNPQGNMMPIAIQLSQTPGPDCPIFLPSDSEWDWLLAKTWVRYAEFYSHEAISHLLETHLIAEAFCLALLRQLPMCHPLYKLLIPHTRFTVQINSIGRALLLNEGGLSARAMSLGLEGFAEVMVRALSELTYDSLYVPNDFVERGVQDLPGYYFRDDSLAVWDAMERYVTEIITYYYPNDAAVEGDPELQSWVQEIFKECLLGRESSGFPTCLRTVPELIRYVTIVMYTCSARHAAVNTGQLEYTAWMPNFPSSMRNPPMQAKGLTTLETYMDTLPDVKTTCIVLLVLWTLSREPDDKRPLGHFPDIHFVEEVPRRSMEAFRQRLSQISHNIRQRNKCLAVPYYYLDPVLIENSISI